Part of the Anopheles gambiae chromosome 3, idAnoGambNW_F1_1, whole genome shotgun sequence genome is shown below.
GAACCAAAAATGAGCCGATTTTGTTAGTTTGTTTTCCTCCCTACTGAGCGTTTGTGTAAAATGAAGATTTTCCAGCCAAATTGGGTCCATCACGATGGTAGGTATGGCGGCTCGCGGGGGACTGGCGGTAAGCGTCTTtgccaacctttccctccacTCGTTCCTTTCCACAGAGAAATCCATTTTCTCGATCGATATTCACCCGAGCGGCGAACGGTTCGCTACCGGCGGGCAGGGATGCGACTCGGGCCGGGTCGTGATCTGGAACATGGCGCCGGTGCTGAGCGAGCAGGCCGAAGCGAACAAAAGCGTACCGCGCGTCCTCTGCCAGATGGACAACCATCTGGCGTGCGTGAACTGTGTGCGGTGGTCCGGCAACGGGTTGATGCTGGCGTCCGGCGGGGACGACAAGCTGGTCATGATCTGGAAAAAGACGCTCAGTGGCAGCGGGGGCGGCATCGGTGCAttcggtggcggcggcggcaagtCCGTCGAGCACTGGCGCTGCATTTCCACGCTCCGGGGGCACGCCGGGGATGTGCTGGATCTGGCCTGGTCGCCGCAGGACCGATGGATTGCGAGCTGCAGCGTGGACAACACGATCATCGTGTGGGATGCGCAACAGTTTCCCAAAATTGTGCACGTGCTCAAGGGGCACACCGGTTTGGTGAAGGGCGTCACGTGGGATCCGGTCGGTAAGTTTGTCGCATCGCAGAGCGACGACCGCTCGCTGAAGGTGTGGAAAACGACCGACTGGAGCTGCTTCAAGACGATCACCGAACCGTTCGAAGAGTGTGGCGGTACGACGCACATTCTGCGGCTGTCCTGGTCGCCGGACGGGCAGTATCTGGTGTCGGCGCACGCGATGAACGGGGGCGGCCCGACGGCCCAAATCATCGAGCGGGACGGCTGGAAGTGCGATAAGGATTTCGTGGGCCACCGGAAGGCGGTCACGTGCGTGCGATTTCACAACTCGATCCTGAAGCGGTCGGCGCCGAAAACGAACAAGCTGCAGCAGTACTGCTGCCTGGCGGTGGGAGCACGCGACCGCAGCCTGTCCATCTGGCTGACGGCACTGCAGCGGCCGCTGGTCGTTATACACGATCTGTTTCAGGACTCGATACTGGACCTGTCCTGGAGCTGTGACGGGTACACGCTGCTTACGTGCAGTGGGGACGGCCACATTGCCTGCCTGCAGTTTACCGCCCAGGAGCTGGGCACACCGCTCTCCGAGGAGGACAAAAACATACTGTACCAGCGGATGTACGGGAAGAATGCCAACATTGACCTCACGGCCCAGGCCGAGAAGGAGATGATAGTGGAAAACTCGGACTTTCTCAACGTCTCCAAAAGCAACCCCCTGCCACCGACCCTTatcccgcagcagcagcaaccgcagcTGGGAGGTATGCGGCAGGATGGCGCTGGTAAAGTGGTCCAGCCGGCGTCCCAACCTGCTGCCGCCATTAAATCTTCCTCCAGCCTAGCGGCACCCACACCCATTCTGAAGCAAATCGAGACGAAAACGGCCGACGGCAAGCGTCGCATCACGCCCATGTTCATACCACTGAACGACGACAACGGACCAGCGTCACACGCCACCAACAACATCATGCCCTCGTCGATCGAGTTTGGCAGCAAATCGAGCGAAACGTCGACCGTTGAGATAAAGCAGCGCGCCCACGAAGAGCCAACCATCATTCCGCCTCCCGCAGAACGTGCCACCGGTGAGCCGACGTCCAAGTTGGACAATCGGTTGAAGAAAATGGCTACAGCACCGCCTCAGAAAGCTGAACCGATGACTGTTCCGACCgacccgcagcagcagcagcagcagcagctttccGCTCCCTCTAGCACGATTCAACCGGCAGCGAATCAGAAGCTGATGGACCGGACGCGACAACCCGCGACGTACCCAACGGGCAAAGCGACCGTCATCCAGGGCCATTCGTTCAAAGCGTTTGGCGAGGTACGGGTACAGATACAGAACAACACGGTCAAGACGTCGTACGGCACGCTGTCCCGGGTGGTTGGGGTGGTCGTAACCGCTCAGCGAGTGGAGAGAAAGCTCTGGGAAACGGTCGTCGGGTCGCCGATCGTTTGCTTTGCCGTTGGGGCGAAGTATGCGATCGTATGCAGCCAGGACCATACGATCCGGATGGTGGACATCAAGACGGGCACGCCGGTCTTTCCCGTGCTCAGTCTCACGAGCCCGGCCGTACTGAGCGCTTTTGTAAGCATgcaagagagggagaggaaaaattgtttcaaatgAAGTAATGATTGGTGTTGTCTTTTTCAGAGCTCCAACTCACAGCTGGCTGGCGTTGTTACCGAAAGTGGCATACTGAGAATTTGGAGCGTGCCGGAAAAAGCGGTCCTACTATCGACTAGCTGTGCAGAGATCATGAGCGGAAGTAAGTAAATGAGAGACATGTTGTGAATGGAAGGAAGAATGAGACAGAATAACCCTTTTCGGTACTCTTTGGGGGTTATTCTGATGTTCTCTTGAATGAAAAATCCCTCCGAACGAAGACTTTCCCCAGTATCATTGCACTGATCCACTCATCTTCCTTGCATCGCTTGCAGGTTTCGTAACAATTCTTCACGTATCGGATAAGGGAATGCCGTTCATTGTGCTGTCGAATGGGTCGTCTTACAGCTACTGCCGCAAGCTCGACAGCTGGATGCTAATCAATTCGTCCGATCCGGTCATACGGCACGGTTTGATCGGCAACAAAACCAACGCCCCGGTGCGCAACATTAAAACGTACCCCCTCTCAACGATACAATCGTACGGCAGCTTTTCCGGCCCGAAAACGAACAGCTTTGCCGAATTGTACGTATTGACACGAGCAATTGACACACCCCACAGTGCAAATAGCTTGTTCTTTTCTCATAATGctcttttttcccttcttattttccctcccttccAGACACTCCGCCTCCTGGCAAACGTCCGCCGCGATAGCGTTCATCGAAAATCAAATCAAGATCTGCGAAATGATTGCGTCGCCGGCCGAGCTGAAGTACTGGTACTCGATGCTGGGCTTCCAGCTGGCACTGAACGGCAGCGAGGAGAAGATACGCCAGGTGCTGGACGATCTGCTCGGAGCCTCGCACAACAGCCTCGACCCTTGTCGGACACTGGCCGGCGACGATGCGGACGACCGGTCGGTGCTCGGTATCTCGAAGCAGCTGCTGATGGAGGACGTGCTGAATCACCTGAAAACGCAAACCAAATGGCAGCGCATCTACACCGAGTATCTGGACCAGCTAAAATTCCTCAAGGAGCGGGATGGCGGCCGAGACAAACCACTGATGGAGTAGTGCATGGAGTGTAGCCGAGCGTACAATAAAACTCTAAACTCTAAACGGTAAGCTTGTCTCACAAAAACACAGCATGTGTATTACATCGGCAGTTGTGTCggcaccatgtgtgtgtgtgtgcgcgagagaAATAGGCGGTGGGTGGTGGTCGGGATCGGATAAGATAGCTTCCTGATGGTGCAGATAAcgtgggaaggggggggggcacaACAACGTGGTTAGGTTAAGTTACATGTTTTGTGCGTCCCCGGGTTGCGCCCCCAAacgttttcttctcttttctttacTTGTTGTTCAGGAAGGTGGGCGAAAAGGCGTGTGGCAGCAGTTTGAACAGCGACGTTATCATGACCCTTACCGGCGCAGGCTTGACTAGATAGATGGGGATATCTTTGGCGCTGAATTCCGCCAGTGTCTGACGGCAGGTACCGCAGGGGGCCGTAAATTCATTCTCCTGATAAGCCGCCACAGCGACGGCGGTAAACTAGAAGCAcggacgaaacgaaacgaaaaaaaagaaaattcctCCCGGTCAAAGATCCATCTTTAAGGTGCCTTTTCGCCAATCCTTACCTCCCGATGTCCTTCGCTGATCGCTTTACAAACGGCCGTCCGCTCGGCGCACACGGACGGCCCGAACGTGCCATTCTCCACGTTGCAGCCGGTCACGATCTCGCCCGTGGTGGTGCGTAGCGCCGCCCCGACGGGAAAGTTGCTGTACGGGCAGTAGGCATTGTTGCGCACCTGAATAGCCGCCTCGATCAGCTCCTTCACGGAACTATCTACAGGTAGGGTGTTCGGCAGAACAGACACACAGTGTGACTCACCATTCTCACCCACTTCTCGTGGCCAACGAGTACGCACACTTACCTACGGTAGAATATTCGACCACCGTTTGTCCGTCCACCGTTCCGTTAATGTTGTTGTTCATTGCGAAAAATAACTCTCCTCTCCCGTTTGGCGTGCTGGTGCGTGTGCGCTGGGCCGAGACCGAAATTAAAACGAGGACAGCTGGGGCCTAGAGCTTgcagctttttttggttttttttccttttttgctcacAACCACCTCACACCCACTGCCGTCTGTGGGGTAGGGCGGGACAAAATTAGAAACAGTAAACAAACCGCCGAACGTTTAAATGGTCGCGTTCGGTACTCGAATAAAGGGCGCTCTGATCGGCGCGCGAgcttttatttcaaaaacggTGCGCGACTTCGAGATTACGTAGGCGTTGTTTGCTTTGAAATGGACGCAAATGTTTGTGGCCAGCGGTCCCCGGGAGCGGAGGAAGGAGGCGTTTCAAATGTAAATACACGCCGGTCGTGATAATATGCTACGAACGTACGCGGACACACAATGGGGTTGTGTGATAACGTGGGGGGTAACTGCTATGAATCGCGACGTTAAACGAACCAGAAAATCTAAAACATCCagtcgttttgttttcaaaacagCGGCCTTTCCCAAGCCCCGTTTCTTTATTCTGACTCGTCCATATCGTCCTCCACCGACTCGCTCGTTTCCGCTTGCGTCTCGATGTATTGCGTTTTGAAGTCGGTCGGTTTGCGGTTCATCAGCTTGCAGATCGCATCCAGTACCGCCTTCTTCGACACCTCGTGTTTCGCCCGCACGCCCCAGCTCAGGAAGACGCTTTCCTCGGGCATGCCTTCGACCGATTGCTTGGTGCGCGTCAGGTACGCCTGTTTGATGAACAGCTCGAACTGCTTGCGCGGGTCCCCGAAGCACTCGtgctcctgctgctcctcGATGCCGACCGAATGCAAAAAATCCCACAGCAAAGCTTCCGGCACGGCCCCGTTCTTCATGAAGATGTAGCCCAGTATGAGAAACAGAAAGGTGTACCGGCGGCGATAGCTTTCGCTCAGCTCGTCCAGCGAGCTCGTCTCGAAGGTGGAGCACAGGATCATCGCCTTTTGGCCCTTGCTTTCGACGTCGACCAGCTGGTAGCCATAGACCTGTGGAGGAAAGGATGCAGGAAGAACTATATTAGCTCGGTCGGACAGAAAGCGCACAAGCCCGGCAACACTGATTTTTACCGATTCCAGCTCAAACAGCACTTCCGGCATGAGTCTGGTGTACAGTCGGCTGTCCCCTTTTAGGGCGATGTGACTAATATCGCTTCGCTTAATGATCGATTTGTTGATCGAGAGATTCAGGATCGTTTTTACCATACAGGTGATGAGATGTGCTTCGTCGACCTCTTGCGTTGCATTCGGGCGATCCGCAGTCGATGATCTTTGGCTTTGAGATTGCGACGGTCGTGGCATGCTGTGCTATAAATTAACTTTACAAACTTAATATCAGTACTTGGGACAgtgttttaatgcaaaaatttGCTCTTTCTATTTTAGCGCGTCCCCAGCTCGTTagctttattttgatttttgtcgcggttttttcttttcctgtcATCGCACCAACGTCATCCGCTGTGACAGTGGCTGTCATTAGTGTCACGCTTCCTTGCTGGCCGTACATTTTTTCTGCTCCATTCGCAAGCACGTACATTCAGGTTCGCAATCAATAATCTCGTCTATTTGTGTGATTATTCCGGGATTGTCGTAACGCAATTTCACTTCCGTTTTacagaaaaacacaacatgGCTTCGCTGGCAAACAAGGGATCGACGCTGGTTTCGAGTAAGTATCGCAACAATATCGCCACGGCGCTTTCCTCCATTGCGGCGGTGCCCTGCCAGCCCCCACAATATGCAGAAATGGCCGAAAGGAAGATTACATAAGTGTTGTGTGTATTCCATAATGACCGGGTGTGCAATTGTGTTTGCAATTTTTCTCGCGCAGCGCTGATGACCCAGGCGCGTCCGAAGTTCAACGTGTTCATGAAGTACGCCAAGGTGGAGCTGACCCCCCCGAGCCCCGGCGACATCCCGGCCATCCGCGACGGTATCGCGCGCCTCATCTCGGGCGCTCGCACCGGCGCCTGGAAGAACCTGACGGTCCGCGAGGCCTGGCTCAACACGCTGATCACGATGGAGGTGTGCTTCTGGTTCTACGCCGGCGAGTGCATCGGCAAGCGTCACCTGGTCGGCTACAAGGTCTAATAACCCGGACGGTGTGAAGGAGCAGAAAGGTGCgtcgtgtgttttgttgcgtcGGGCGAAGGGAACGAGGTAGAACGACAAAATTTCGGATATAGAGCTATTGTGGAACGAACATCGTATTCCTGAATAATGAAACCGCAGTAATACTTATTACCccccgaacacacacactccaggCGTGCGTTTAATGCGTATTTATTCAATGGTTTACACTCGCGAGACTGTGCTGTTGTTGAAAGCGTTGCAAATAGGAATCCCAATCGGCGATAGTTTGCTCCCCCTCGAGCAGCGACCAGTTCGGGGACGGTTTGTCGGTCGACAGCCAGTTAAAGTCGTCCAGCGTGTGCCAGTTGTTGCAGGACAGATCCAGCCCGGACTGCCGGAAGTCCTCCTCGATGTTCTCGTACCGGTAGTTGTACGCGGCCACCCGTATGCCGCTGCAATCCTCGATGATTGCCCGCGACGTCACGTTCAGATACATGTCACAGTCGCGGGAACGGTGGCAGCGAAGCTGCTGACACGCCACGACGAACTTGCACCCGGTGCAATCGTCGAGAAAGATGGACCGTGCCGTCGGACCGCACACGACCACGCAGTTGTCCAGCTGCGCAAACTGCAGCGAGCCCGGATGGCCCTCAATGCGCACGAGACAGTTCTTCAGCTTCGAAGCCGTGATCGTTTGGTCGTTCACCGCAGCGGGCCGGAGCTCGATTAGCTCTCCCGCCCGCTCGCTGAACGTCCATTTGATGTGATTTTCGGCGGACGCGCCCGTCTTTTCTGCCACCTGCCCGCCGTCCTCCCGGTCTTTGGCGTCCTTGTCGCTGATCATTTTGACGATTTTTTTGCTCTTGAAGCCAAACTTTTTCTTCGGCAGCAGCTCGTTGCGCAGCGTGTCGAGCAGCTTGCCCAGCTCGTTGATCGTGTTCTGGCACACCTTGATGCGATACTCGTTCAGGAAGAAGGTGGACGAGGACAGGTACCGCTGCAGGTCGTAGATCTCGTTCTGGCAGTCGGCAAACACCTGCGCCTTCTGGTCGCTGGCCGCCACCCCGTCCAGCGTGTTGCGGATCTGCTTCACCTTCTCCTCGAACGAAAGCTCAAAGTATTGCAACGCTTCCGTGCCTTCCGCATCCTTCTGTCGTTCCAGCTTCGCTGCCTGTATGTGCAGTTCCCGCTCCTTGTGCCGTCGGTTCAGCAGTTCCGTAATCTTCTCCTTGCCGTTCAGCGCACCACCGTCGATCAGTTCCTccattgtgtgtgcgtgtgttacgcgggtatgtgtgtgtgagtgtgacgGTATTTAGTCGCTCTTTTTCTTCAGATAAATTGGCTCCTCGCGGCTAGCCTCCTGGATCTTCTTCATAAACAGTGCCTTCTTGCCCTTTTCCTCCGCTTCCAGGCCCGGCTGGCGGAACTGCTTTAGCTTATCCTCGCTCGGTGTCGTCAGCTCCAGCAGGCCGTATCCGACGCCGCCAAAGATTGCAAGGTACACTACAGATTTTACCCAAACATACATTTCTCGCCAAACCAAAGGGGGGTGGTCAGTGAGTGACGATGGTGGTGCTACTTCTTcgccgcctgctgctgctcctgctgccaAACGTTGTCGTCGTACGTGCGAATGCTCTTGTCACCGCCGAGTGTTTCCCCCAGCTGGTAGTAAGCTTCCAAAATGCTCGGATAGTTTTCCTTCACGTAGTACCGGAACTCTGCACAGTGCCGGGAGAGAAAGTGTTCCAGGAGGtgtgaaaaacacaaaacaaacaccaaatGGCGAACCAACCCAACTGCCTCCTACTCACCGCGATTCGTGTTCAGTCGGTACCAGCCCGCGTACGACACGGCAAACAGCAGGGCTTCGACAACAATCAGCGTTTTGGCGGAGGTTTTGATGATCTTCTTGTACCCTGGACGGGCTTTCTTCTGTAGCATATTAGATAATGCACGGGCAAATTGTGAAAGTTTTTACCAGATGTTTATTTCACAAAATTAGACATCGTACAGAATCACGTCACTTGTGCAACAAAGTGTATAGAAAACAGGTATCGTTGCCTTTGCTGGggccagagtgacc
Proteins encoded:
- the LOC133392979 gene encoding tubulin-specific chaperone C, which encodes MEELIDGGALNGKEKITELLNRRHKERELHIQAAKLERQKDAEGTEALQYFELSFEEKVKQIRNTLDGVAASDQKAQVFADCQNEIYDLQRYLSSSTFFLNEYRIKVCQNTINELGKLLDTLRNELLPKKKFGFKSKKIVKMISDKDAKDREDGGQVAEKTGASAENHIKWTFSERAGELIELRPAAVNDQTITASKLKNCLVRIEGHPGSLQFAQLDNCVVVCGPTARSIFLDDCTGCKFVVACQQLRCHRSRDCDMYLNVTSRAIIEDCSGIRVAAYNYRYENIEEDFRQSGLDLSCNNWHTLDDFNWLSTDKPSPNWSLLEGEQTIADWDSYLQRFQQQHSLASVNH
- the LOC1271421 gene encoding cytidine deaminase, giving the protein MNNNINGTVDGQTVVEYSTVDSSVKELIEAAIQVRNNAYCPYSNFPVGAALRTTTGEIVTGCNVENGTFGPSVCAERTAVCKAISEGHREFTAVAVAAYQENEFTAPCGTCRQTLAEFSAKDIPIYLVKPAPVRVMITSLFKLLPHAFSPTFLNNK
- the LOC1271422 gene encoding protein HIRA homolog, which encodes MKIFQPNWVHHDEKSIFSIDIHPSGERFATGGQGCDSGRVVIWNMAPVLSEQAEANKSVPRVLCQMDNHLACVNCVRWSGNGLMLASGGDDKLVMIWKKTLSGSGGGIGAFGGGGGKSVEHWRCISTLRGHAGDVLDLAWSPQDRWIASCSVDNTIIVWDAQQFPKIVHVLKGHTGLVKGVTWDPVGKFVASQSDDRSLKVWKTTDWSCFKTITEPFEECGGTTHILRLSWSPDGQYLVSAHAMNGGGPTAQIIERDGWKCDKDFVGHRKAVTCVRFHNSILKRSAPKTNKLQQYCCLAVGARDRSLSIWLTALQRPLVVIHDLFQDSILDLSWSCDGYTLLTCSGDGHIACLQFTAQELGTPLSEEDKNILYQRMYGKNANIDLTAQAEKEMIVENSDFLNVSKSNPLPPTLIPQQQQPQLGGMRQDGAGKVVQPASQPAAAIKSSSSLAAPTPILKQIETKTADGKRRITPMFIPLNDDNGPASHATNNIMPSSIEFGSKSSETSTVEIKQRAHEEPTIIPPPAERATGEPTSKLDNRLKKMATAPPQKAEPMTVPTDPQQQQQQQLSAPSSTIQPAANQKLMDRTRQPATYPTGKATVIQGHSFKAFGEVRVQIQNNTVKTSYGTLSRVVGVVVTAQRVERKLWETVVGSPIVCFAVGAKYAIVCSQDHTIRMVDIKTGTPVFPVLSLTSPAVLSAFSSNSQLAGVVTESGILRIWSVPEKAVLLSTSCAEIMSGSFVTILHVSDKGMPFIVLSNGSSYSYCRKLDSWMLINSSDPVIRHGLIGNKTNAPVRNIKTYPLSTIQSYGSFSGPKTNSFAELHSASWQTSAAIAFIENQIKICEMIASPAELKYWYSMLGFQLALNGSEEKIRQVLDDLLGASHNSLDPCRTLAGDDADDRSVLGISKQLLMEDVLNHLKTQTKWQRIYTEYLDQLKFLKERDGGRDKPLME
- the LOC133390940 gene encoding uncharacterized protein LOC133390940, encoding MYVWVKSVVYLAIFGGVGYGLLELTTPSEDKLKQFRQPGLEAEEKGKKALFMKKIQEASREEPIYLKKKSD
- the LOC1271420 gene encoding ATP synthase subunit g, mitochondrial, with amino-acid sequence MASLANKGSTLVSTLMTQARPKFNVFMKYAKVELTPPSPGDIPAIRDGIARLISGARTGAWKNLTVREAWLNTLITMEVCFWFYAGECIGKRHLVGYKV
- the LOC3291984 gene encoding non-structural maintenance of chromosomes element 3 homolog produces the protein MPRPSQSQSQRSSTADRPNATQEVDEAHLITCMVKTILNLSINKSIIKRSDISHIALKGDSRLYTRLMPEVLFELESVYGYQLVDVESKGQKAMILCSTFETSSLDELSESYRRRYTFLFLILGYIFMKNGAVPEALLWDFLHSVGIEEQQEHECFGDPRKQFELFIKQAYLTRTKQSVEGMPEESVFLSWGVRAKHEVSKKAVLDAICKLMNRKPTDFKTQYIETQAETSESVEDDMDESE
- the LOC4578007 gene encoding uncharacterized protein LOC4578007, which translates into the protein MLQKKARPGYKKIIKTSAKTLIVVEALLFAVSYAGWYRLNTNREFRYYVKENYPSILEAYYQLGETLGGDKSIRTYDDNVWQQEQQQAAKK